The following are from one region of the Moritella sp. 24 genome:
- the ccoN gene encoding cytochrome-c oxidase, cbb3-type subunit I has protein sequence MSSHSPIKTDYNYKVVRQFTVMAVIWGIVGMSVGVLIAAQLIWPALNFDTPWLTYSRLRPLHTNAVIFAFGTSALMATSFYVVQRTCQTRLFGGVLPAIVFWGWQLVILSAVISLPLGYNTSKEYAELEWPIDILITLVWVVYAVVFFGTIIKRRTSHIYVANWFFGAFILTVAVLHIVNSAAIPLNGMKSYSIYGGAIDAMVQWWYGHNAVGFLLTAGFLGMMYYFVPKQANRPVYSYRLSIVHFWALVSLYIWAGPHHLHYTALPDWTQSVGMVMSLILFAPSWGGMINGIMTLSGAWHKLRYDPILRFLIVSLSFYGMSTFEGPMMAIKSVNALSHYTDWTVGHVHSGALGWVAMVSIGAIYHLIPVLFNQGRMYSVKLINVHFWLATIGTVLYIVSMWISGVMQGLMWRAVNADGTLTYSFVESLQASYPFYFVRFLGGVFFVAGMLLMAYNVFKTISATDHSIKADAEAA, from the coding sequence ATGAGCTCTCATTCACCTATAAAAACTGACTATAACTATAAAGTTGTACGACAGTTTACTGTGATGGCTGTTATCTGGGGTATTGTTGGTATGTCAGTGGGTGTGCTAATCGCAGCACAGCTAATTTGGCCTGCACTAAACTTCGATACTCCTTGGTTAACTTATAGCCGTCTTCGTCCCCTACACACCAATGCAGTAATTTTTGCATTTGGTACTTCGGCCCTAATGGCAACATCTTTTTATGTTGTCCAACGTACATGTCAAACACGCCTATTCGGTGGCGTTTTACCTGCGATTGTATTTTGGGGTTGGCAACTTGTTATTCTTTCTGCCGTTATATCATTACCACTTGGTTATAACACGTCAAAAGAATACGCAGAACTTGAATGGCCGATTGATATCTTAATCACGCTAGTTTGGGTTGTTTATGCGGTTGTATTCTTTGGCACCATTATCAAACGCCGTACGTCGCACATTTATGTTGCGAACTGGTTCTTTGGTGCATTCATCTTAACCGTTGCTGTTTTACACATTGTAAACAGTGCAGCAATCCCACTAAATGGAATGAAATCTTATTCTATTTACGGTGGTGCGATTGATGCAATGGTTCAGTGGTGGTATGGCCATAATGCAGTAGGCTTCCTCCTAACTGCTGGTTTCTTAGGTATGATGTACTACTTCGTTCCTAAACAAGCTAACCGTCCTGTTTACTCATACCGTTTATCTATTGTTCACTTCTGGGCATTAGTATCGTTATACATCTGGGCTGGTCCTCACCATTTACATTACACTGCACTACCAGATTGGACTCAATCTGTAGGCATGGTAATGTCGTTAATCTTATTCGCTCCTTCATGGGGTGGTATGATCAACGGTATCATGACGCTTTCTGGCGCATGGCATAAACTACGTTATGACCCTATCCTACGTTTCTTAATTGTATCTCTATCTTTCTACGGTATGTCTACGTTCGAAGGTCCAATGATGGCAATTAAGAGTGTAAATGCACTATCGCATTACACTGACTGGACTGTTGGTCACGTACACTCAGGTGCGCTAGGTTGGGTTGCGATGGTATCTATCGGTGCTATCTACCACTTAATTCCAGTATTATTTAACCAAGGTCGTATGTACAGCGTTAAGCTAATCAACGTTCACTTCTGGTTAGCAACTATTGGTACGGTTCTTTACATTGTTTCAATGTGGATCTCTGGTGTTATGCAAGGTCTGATGTGGAGAGCGGTTAACGCAGACGGTACATTAACGTACAGTTTCGTTGAGTCACTTCAAGCTTCATACCCATTCTACTTCGTGCGCTTCCTTGGTGGTGTGTTCTTTGTTGCAGGTATGCTATTAATGGCATACAACGTCTTTAAGACAATTTCTGCTACAGATCACTCAATCAAAGCTGACGCTGAAGCGGCATAG
- the ccoO gene encoding cytochrome-c oxidase, cbb3-type subunit II gives MKHELIEKNVGLLAIFIVIAISFGAMVEITPLFWQKDTTEPLDTLRPYTALEMEGRDIYIRENCAVCHSQMIRPFRAETERYGAYSVAGESVWEHPFLWGSKRTGPDLARVGGRYSDDWQRAHLLDPRSVVPESNMPAFPWLAENVLDGSESAKKLSIFKDYFDVPYTDADIAGAEEAVKGKTELDALVAYLQSLGHALK, from the coding sequence ATGAAACATGAATTAATTGAAAAGAACGTTGGTTTATTAGCGATCTTCATCGTCATTGCGATCAGCTTTGGTGCTATGGTTGAGATTACACCACTGTTCTGGCAAAAAGATACTACTGAGCCTCTAGACACTCTACGCCCTTATACGGCACTAGAGATGGAAGGTCGTGATATCTACATCCGTGAGAACTGTGCAGTTTGTCATAGTCAAATGATCCGTCCTTTCCGTGCAGAAACAGAGCGTTACGGCGCATACTCTGTTGCTGGTGAATCTGTTTGGGAACATCCATTCCTATGGGGTTCTAAGCGTACAGGTCCAGATCTAGCTCGTGTTGGTGGTCGTTACTCTGATGACTGGCAACGTGCGCATTTACTTGATCCGCGTAGTGTTGTACCTGAGTCAAACATGCCTGCTTTCCCTTGGTTAGCTGAAAATGTGTTAGACGGTTCAGAATCTGCTAAGAAATTAAGTATCTTTAAAGACTACTTTGACGTTCCTTACACAGATGCCGATATTGCTGGTGCAGAAGAAGCAGTAAAAGGTAAAACTGAACTAGACGCATTGGTTGCATATCTGCAATCATTAGGTCATGCATTAAAATAA
- a CDS encoding cbb3-type cytochrome c oxidase subunit 3, which yields MDYGTFQGVYTLILMAIFISIIVWAYSKRQKRSFNEAANLVFADEAVHSDSLNGEQKNTSARI from the coding sequence ATGGATTACGGTACATTTCAAGGGGTTTATACCCTAATACTAATGGCCATTTTTATCAGTATTATTGTTTGGGCTTACAGCAAACGTCAAAAACGTTCGTTTAACGAAGCCGCTAACTTAGTATTCGCTGATGAAGCAGTCCACAGTGATTCACTTAATGGAGAGCAGAAGAATACTTCTGCTCGTATTTAG
- the ccoP gene encoding cytochrome-c oxidase, cbb3-type subunit III, which produces MSTFWSIWITVITLGSIFACLGLLWMCNKNDTGVKEGESMGHSFDGIEELNNPLPTWWKYLFIFTCIGGFIYFALYPGLGAYKGLLGWTSANEYQREVSSADEKYAAVFNKLVKTEESNFTEYREIADIAKDPEAVKVGQRLFLQNCSQCHGSDARGAKGFPNLTDGDWLYGGTTADIKTTIMHGRAGVMPGWLAVLGDDKVDQVTTYVVGLSGRKVNARESAAGKEVFLQTCSACHGADAKGMTMLGAPNLTDKTWLYGGSKKAIKQTVSYGRNGVMPAWGDILGEDKVMLLSGYVYSLSVK; this is translated from the coding sequence ATGAGTACTTTTTGGAGTATTTGGATCACAGTGATCACACTAGGTAGCATTTTTGCTTGCCTAGGTCTTCTTTGGATGTGTAACAAAAACGATACAGGTGTTAAAGAAGGCGAATCAATGGGTCACTCTTTCGATGGTATCGAAGAGTTAAATAACCCATTACCAACATGGTGGAAATATCTATTTATTTTCACTTGTATTGGTGGCTTTATTTATTTCGCACTTTACCCAGGTCTAGGTGCATATAAAGGCCTATTAGGTTGGACTAGTGCTAACGAATACCAACGCGAAGTGTCATCTGCAGATGAAAAATATGCAGCTGTATTTAACAAGCTAGTTAAAACAGAAGAAAGTAACTTCACTGAATACCGTGAAATTGCTGACATTGCTAAAGACCCTGAAGCAGTAAAAGTAGGTCAACGCCTATTCTTACAAAACTGTTCTCAGTGTCATGGTTCTGATGCGCGTGGTGCTAAAGGCTTCCCTAACCTAACTGATGGTGATTGGTTATACGGCGGTACTACTGCTGATATCAAAACAACTATCATGCATGGCCGTGCGGGTGTCATGCCTGGCTGGTTAGCTGTATTAGGTGATGATAAAGTAGATCAAGTAACAACGTATGTTGTTGGTTTATCTGGCCGTAAAGTAAATGCTCGTGAGTCTGCAGCAGGTAAAGAAGTATTCCTTCAAACTTGTTCAGCTTGTCACGGTGCAGATGCGAAAGGCATGACTATGCTTGGTGCTCCAAACCTTACTGACAAAACTTGGTTGTATGGTGGCTCTAAAAAAGCGATCAAACAAACTGTTAGTTATGGTCGTAACGGTGTGATGCCAGCATGGGGTGATATCCTTGGCGAAGACAAAGTAATGCTACTAAGTGGTTATGTTTACAGCTTAAGTGTAAAGTAA
- a CDS encoding FixH family protein — MKSYWYKEPWFWFVIFFPTLAVVAGTSTFVIFQNNQPDMVSEDYYKDGKKINQDLTKYHEALARNITFDLKFENNSAVFSKASGDLVANQALQVSFFHVTLAKHDISVLATASGDGSYRIDIPEDMLEGKWRVRIESFDSKWRVQEYVQYPNTSVIKLDGEQD; from the coding sequence ATGAAATCTTATTGGTACAAAGAACCTTGGTTTTGGTTCGTCATCTTCTTCCCTACACTCGCTGTTGTCGCTGGTACTTCTACTTTTGTTATCTTTCAAAACAATCAACCAGACATGGTTTCTGAAGATTACTATAAAGATGGTAAAAAAATTAACCAAGATTTAACGAAATATCATGAAGCATTAGCGCGTAATATTACGTTTGATCTTAAATTCGAAAATAACAGCGCAGTATTTTCTAAAGCAAGCGGCGATCTTGTTGCGAATCAAGCATTACAAGTATCATTTTTCCACGTTACGCTAGCAAAACACGATATTTCTGTACTCGCGACAGCATCTGGTGATGGCAGTTACCGTATCGATATTCCGGAAGACATGCTCGAAGGTAAATGGCGTGTGCGTATTGAATCATTCGACAGTAAATGGCGTGTACAAGAATACGTTCAATATCCAAATACTTCTGTTATTAAGTTAGACGGCGAGCAAGATTAA
- a CDS encoding heavy metal translocating P-type ATPase: MSNGTDCYHCGEVVLAADKNKYKVYIAPEEREMCCPGCQSVAEMIVGSGLSSYYEHRTDLSPTAKQLVPDELLRLEIYDDNEIQDEFVYQDGEIKEITLTVEGLTCAACAWLIEKSLRNTKGIHFINVNATSNRISIKWIDEHIKLSDILKRINNLGYSASPFQADQHELMYNKQLKSYFRRLGLAGLATMQVMMFAVALYSTWFGDMEEMYRQLFRWVSLIVATPVLLYSAQPFYSNALRNLRTRTLGMDVPVSIALLGAYTASAYATMTGTGEVYFESISMFTFFLLFGRYLELRARKKTSELSANMAKLIPNMALRLNADKTEKLIPTKQLDIGDYVIVKSGEVIPCDGTIINGETSVDESMLTGEFLPIVKSIDSGVYTGSLNVEQTITVCVTKTHKHNLISEIIRLQNTAQSSKPQISVLADKISRYFVLALLIISAGTYLFWLGHDPDKAFWITLSVLVATCPCALSLATPTALTCATSFLSQRGILIRKEHVLESLTNINEVAFDKTGTLTKGAFTLTSIKAECDMQNEELLRLATSLEKHSTHPIATAFKTDMALMEFDKTENHIGLGISGTIGSDVYKIGSASFTNQVSLESDGKEILVYLIKNDLLIARFYIQDEMRDNVSTTLDYIAATGVDITLLTGDTKDNTNKVTEGLAITNRKTSQSPESKLAYINQQQANNKLVLMVGDGVNDAPVLSAATVSVAMGEGSDLAKNSADVVLLSTDFIAMKYMLATATKTYKIIKQNLMWALGYNSLILPLAMSGSVPPYIAVVGMSLSSLLVIGNSLRLLK; this comes from the coding sequence ATGTCAAACGGTACTGATTGTTATCACTGCGGTGAAGTTGTATTAGCTGCAGATAAAAATAAATATAAAGTCTATATAGCACCTGAAGAACGCGAAATGTGTTGTCCAGGCTGCCAATCTGTCGCAGAAATGATTGTTGGTTCAGGATTAAGTTCTTATTATGAACACAGGACCGATTTATCACCCACGGCAAAGCAATTAGTACCGGATGAATTATTACGATTAGAAATTTATGATGATAATGAAATTCAAGATGAATTTGTTTATCAAGATGGTGAGATTAAAGAAATAACACTGACTGTCGAAGGGTTAACGTGCGCTGCGTGTGCATGGTTAATTGAAAAGAGTTTACGTAATACCAAAGGTATCCATTTTATTAATGTGAATGCGACAAGTAACCGTATTTCGATTAAATGGATTGATGAGCACATTAAGTTAAGTGACATCCTAAAACGTATCAATAACTTAGGTTACAGCGCCTCCCCTTTTCAAGCTGATCAACATGAGTTGATGTATAACAAGCAACTTAAGTCTTACTTTAGACGCTTAGGTTTAGCTGGCTTAGCAACAATGCAAGTGATGATGTTTGCGGTTGCGCTTTATTCTACGTGGTTTGGCGATATGGAAGAGATGTATCGTCAACTATTCCGCTGGGTTAGTTTAATTGTAGCCACCCCTGTACTACTTTATTCAGCACAGCCTTTCTATTCAAACGCGCTGCGTAATTTACGAACCCGAACCTTAGGAATGGACGTTCCCGTTTCAATCGCATTGTTAGGCGCTTATACCGCCTCCGCCTATGCAACCATGACTGGTACTGGTGAAGTATATTTTGAATCCATTTCTATGTTTACCTTCTTTCTATTATTCGGTCGTTACTTAGAGCTAAGAGCCAGAAAGAAAACATCTGAACTCAGTGCGAATATGGCAAAGTTGATTCCAAACATGGCATTACGCCTCAATGCCGATAAAACAGAAAAGTTAATTCCAACTAAGCAACTCGACATTGGTGATTACGTTATTGTTAAAAGTGGTGAAGTCATTCCTTGTGACGGTACCATTATTAATGGTGAAACAAGTGTTGATGAATCAATGCTAACAGGTGAGTTTTTACCGATCGTTAAATCGATAGATAGCGGTGTGTACACTGGTAGTCTTAATGTAGAGCAAACCATTACAGTGTGTGTGACTAAAACACATAAACACAATTTGATTTCGGAAATTATTCGCCTACAAAATACAGCGCAGTCTTCAAAACCTCAAATTTCAGTGTTAGCAGACAAGATTTCACGTTACTTCGTACTTGCCTTACTTATTATTTCTGCTGGTACTTATCTATTTTGGTTAGGGCACGATCCTGACAAAGCATTTTGGATTACTTTATCAGTATTAGTGGCAACTTGCCCCTGCGCATTATCACTTGCAACACCAACGGCATTGACTTGTGCGACGAGTTTCTTATCACAGCGCGGTATTCTAATACGTAAAGAGCATGTACTTGAATCATTAACGAATATTAATGAAGTCGCATTTGATAAAACAGGTACATTAACCAAGGGTGCTTTCACGCTGACCAGTATTAAAGCTGAATGTGATATGCAAAATGAAGAGTTGCTGCGTCTCGCTACATCTTTAGAAAAACATTCAACACACCCTATCGCGACAGCCTTCAAAACAGACATGGCCTTGATGGAATTTGATAAAACAGAAAACCACATTGGTCTTGGTATTTCAGGGACTATCGGTTCTGATGTTTATAAAATTGGTTCAGCATCGTTTACAAATCAGGTCAGTTTAGAATCAGACGGTAAAGAGATCCTTGTCTATCTCATAAAAAATGATCTGCTCATCGCCCGCTTTTATATTCAAGATGAAATGCGTGATAATGTATCAACCACATTAGACTACATTGCTGCTACAGGTGTAGACATTACTCTGCTTACTGGCGATACCAAAGATAATACAAACAAAGTTACTGAAGGCTTGGCAATTACAAATAGGAAGACGAGTCAGTCACCAGAAAGTAAACTTGCTTATATTAATCAGCAACAAGCGAACAATAAATTAGTACTAATGGTCGGTGATGGTGTCAATGATGCGCCGGTATTGAGTGCTGCTACGGTATCTGTTGCTATGGGTGAAGGTTCTGATTTAGCGAAAAATAGCGCCGATGTGGTGTTATTAAGCACTGATTTTATTGCAATGAAATATATGCTGGCTACTGCGACCAAAACCTATAAAATAATCAAACAAAACTTAATGTGGGCACTTGGTTATAACTCATTAATTTTGCCGCTGGCGATGTCAGGTAGTGTACCGCCATATATCGCTGTTGTAGGTATGTCACTTA